In Emys orbicularis isolate rEmyOrb1 chromosome 12, rEmyOrb1.hap1, whole genome shotgun sequence, one genomic interval encodes:
- the SNAI1 gene encoding zinc finger protein SNAI1, with protein MPRSFLVKKHFSASKKPNYSELESQTVIVSPFLYEKCPLSLIPQPEVLSPGAYYPPLVWDTGLLSNFFTSETEYKTCAASPSPESKPLDLTSLSSEEDEGKTSDPPSPASSATEAEKFQCSQCNKSYSTFAGLSKHKQLHCDSQTRKSFSCKYCEKEYVSLGALKMHIRSHTLPCVCKICGKAFSRPWLLQGHIRTHTGEKPFSCTHCNRAFADRSNLRAHLQTHSDVKKYQCKTCSRTFSRMSLLHKHEETGCSGTR; from the exons ATGCCGCGTTCCTTTCTGGTGAAGAAGCATTTCTCGGCCAGCAAGAAACCCAACTACAGCGAGTTGGAGAGTCAGACCG TGATCGTGTCGCCCTTTCTGTACGAGAAGTGCCCCCTGTCCCTCATCCCCCAGCCGGAGGTCCTGAGCCCGGGGGCCTACTACCCCCCGCTTGTGTGGGACACGGGGCTGCTCTCCAACTTCTTCACCTCGGAGACGGAATACAAGACATGCGCcgcttcccccagcccagagtccaagCCCCTAGACCTGACCTCCCTGTCCAGCGAGGAGGATGAAGGCAAGACCTCTGACCCGCCCAGCCCGGCCTCTTCTGCCACCGAGGCGGAGAAATTCCAGTGTAGTCAATGCAACAAGTCCTACTCCACCTTTGCCGGCCTTTCCAAGCACAAACAATTGCACTGTGATTCCCAGACCAGGAAATCTTTTAGCTGCAAGTACTGTGAGAAGGAGTACGTGAGCCTGGGGGCTCTCAAGATGCACATCCGAAGCCATACCCTGCCCTGCGTGTGTAAAATCTGCGGCAAGGCTTTCTCCAGGCCCTGGCTCCTGCAGGGCCACATCAGAACCCACACAG GTGAAAAGCCTTTTTCCTGTACACACTGCAATAGGGCCTTTGCTGACCGCTCTAATCTCCGAGCCCACCTGCAGACTCATTCAGATGTAAAGAAGTATCAATGCAAAACCTGCTCCCGGACTTTCTCCCGAATGTCACTACTTCACAAACATGAAGAAACGGGCTGCTCTGGAACTCGCTAA